The genomic interval CAACTCCTCCAGGTCGTCGGCCAACTCGTCGGCGTACTCGGTGATGCCCCAGAACCACTGGTCCAGTTCGCGGGTCTCGACGGGCGTGCCACACCGCCAGCAGACCTCCTCGTCCCCCTCGACCTGCTCGTCGGCCAGGACCGTCTCGCACGAGGGACACCAGTTGACCTCGCTGGCCTCGCGGTAGACCAGACCCTCCTCGTGCAACCGCTCGAACAGCCACTGGTTCCACCGGAAGTAGTCGGGGTCGCAGGTCGCAATCTCGCGGTCCCAGTCGTAGCCGAAGCCCATCGCGTGCATCTGCTCGCGCATCGTCTCGATGCACGACAGCGTCCAGTCGCGGGGGTTCGTGTCCCGCTCGATGGCCGCGTTCTCGGCCGGCAACCCGAATGAGTCCCAGCCGATGGGGTGGAGGACGTGTTCGCCGCGCATCCGCCGGAATCGGGCGTACGCGTCCGTGATGGTGTAGTTGCGGACGTGGCCCATGTGCAACTCCCCGGAGGTGTAGGGGAACATCCCCAGCACGTACGTTGGGTCGTCGGCGTCGTCGGGGATGTGGAACACGTCCGCGTCGTCCCACTCGCCTTGCCACCGAGGCTCTATCTCGCTATGGTCGAAGCCGCGTCGGTCCTGGTCCTGCATGATGGTGATATACCTCCTGCTACTCGGTGCGTACTTCTTTAGGTTGTCATTCGACAGCGGGGACTGACAGGTACGAGCGCGGAGGTGAGGCGGTCGCCCCCGGACTCGGCGACGGCGAGAGGGTCACCGATTTATCCTCCCGAGTCGTCAGGTCCAGTATGAGCGAATCGGACGACCCGAGCGGTCTGACTGGCACGCTACGAACCGTCACGCCGGAGTACTTCGGCCGCCCCGACGCCGAGATGGACGTCTTCGGCTGGTCGATGTTCCTCGGCCTCGTCATCCTGCTCGTCCCGCTGCTCCCGTTCATCGTCATCGTCTGGCTCATCTCGAAACTGGCCGAGCGGGGCCACCGGCGCGCACAGAACAGGTAGGAGAGGAGACCGAACGAGGGAGAGAGCCGGGACCGCCAGCGAACGCGTCGTTACCTGACCCGCGTGTCGATGAGGTCGAACGGGTCGCCGTTGTCGTTGTCGTTCGCGTGGGCGTAGACGACGTGCGCGGTGGCGATGTCCTGGATGGCGAGGCCGGTCGAGTCGAACAGCGAGATGCCCGTCTCCGCGGTGCGCCCCTCTCGGTCGCCGACCACTATCTCGCCGATGGAGCCGTGGATGTCCTCGTCGGTGAGCGTGCCCTCGCTCCACGGGACGTTTATCTCGCCGGAGTGGGTCGTCTGGGCGTAGTCGTCGATGACGAGCGTCGCGTCGAGGAGCGTCCGGTCGTCGTGTTCGTGTTTCCCCTCCGCGTCCGCGCCCATCGCGTTGACGTGCGTGTGGTCGCCCAGCCACTCCCGTCTCACGATGGGCGACTCGACGGGCGTCACCGTCGAGAGGACGTCGCAGGCCGCTGCTTCCTCGATGGACCCCGAGCGCACGTCGAAGGCGTCGCCGAAGCGGTCGACGAACGCCTGCACGCGCTCGTCGTCGAGGTCCGAGACGACGACCGTCTCGATGGGCCGGATGGAGGCGATGGCTTCGAGTTGCGAGTACGACTGCACGCCCGCGCCGACGATGCCCAGCGAGGTGGCGTCCTCGACGGCGAGGTGGTCGGTGGCGACGGCGGCGGCCGCGCCGGTCCGGAGGCGGGTGACGGTGGTGCCGTCCATCACCGCGAGCGGGAACGCCGTCTCGGGGTCCGAGTAGATGATGGTCCCCATGACGGTCGGGAGGTCGTGTTTCTCGACGTTGTCGGTGTGAACGTTGACCCACTTCACGCCCGCGGCGTCCCAGTCGCCCGCGTTCAGGTAGGCGGGCATCGAGCGGAAGTCGCCGTTGTACTCGGGGAGGTCGATGTAGGACTTCGCGGGCATCTGGGCGTTCCCGCGTTCGTAGGCGGCGAAGGCGTCCTCGACGGCGCGGATGACGTCGGCCATCCGCGCGTTCTCGACGACGTCCGCGCGGTTCAGGAGCAGCGTTTGCATGGTGGCAGTTCTTGCCCACCGGTACTTATTCCATCCGAAGCAGTCGGCGGGCGTCGTCGGCGTCCACGGAAGATACTTGTCAGCCCACAGTGCAGTAGGAGACGATGCGCACCCCGGCGCTCGCCATCGTCCTCGCGCTCTGCTGCGTCCTCGCCGGGTGCAACACGTTCGCCCCCGGTGCCGACCCACAGCAGCCCGTGCCGAGCGTCACGCCCGCCGAGGTGCCGGGTGACACGACCGACGCGCCTCCTCGCCGCGGCGGCGACAGGCTCGCACCGGGCCTCACGACGACCGGGTTCGGCGTCCGGAGCGACCTCTACCGCGCCCATCGCGCGCTCCTCGAGAACCGGACGGTGCGCGTCGGACGGCAGTCCGTTCAGACGTACCGGGGCCGCGTGGTCTCGAACGTCTCCGAGGAGACCCGCATCGGTGCGGACCGAGAGCGACTGATCGTCGAGGCGGACAACGACCGGAGTCCGGCGTCGGCGCTCACGGCCTACGGGCAGTTCTCGAACGGGAGCGCGACGCTCGACCGGCGGGTCGTCGGCGACGTCGTCCGGTACTCCGACAGCGGCGGGACCATGTCGGCCGGCCCCCGCCTCCAGAGTCGGCTGGAGGACCTCCGGGACCTGCTGTACCGTGTCGAGTTCACGGGGGTCGAGCACGTCGGTGCCCGTGAGGGGCGAGCGCTGTACCGCGTCACGGGCAGCGACCCCCAGGCACGTGAGTACCCCGACGGCAGCGGTGACGCGGGCGTTCGCCCCGAGGTGACGCTCCTCGTCGACGAGCGTGGCTTCGTCCACTCGACGCGGACCGTCGAGGAGGTCCGACGGCCGGCCCGGCTGGTGAACACGAGCGAGGAGGAGACGGGCGCGAGCGTGACGGTGACCGTCGCCGAGCGGACGACGTTCGCGAGCGGCGGCGGCTCATTCACGGTCCCCGACTGGGTCGAGGAGGGGTTCGAGCGAATCGCCGGCCGCGAGTACGTCGTCCCCGGCGTGACGGCCGACGGGCTCGTCGACACGGACCGCCTCGCACGAGCACACGAACGGGTCGTCGCCAACGAGTCGGTCCGCATCGAGCGCAGGTACGTCGAGCGCGAGGGCGGCACCGTCGTCTCCGAGCGGCGGGTCACCGCCGCGGCGAACCGGACGACCGGCGAGCGGTACGTGGCCGAGCGCTACGGACAGCGGAACCTCACCACCACCTCGTGGGCGAACGACTCCGGCGGCTACCGGCGCGTGGTCGACGGCTCCGGGACCAGCTACGACGAACTGACCGAGGTTCGAGTCGGCGGGTTCCTCTCCGTGCGGCTGCCCTCGAACGCCCGCTTCGGCGAGACGGACGTCGAGGCGCTCGACGACGGCCGCTACCGACTCACCGTCACCGAGATTCCCGTCGCCGACGACGACACGCTGTACCACGACCGCGTCAGTTTCGTCGTGGACGACCGGGGGTTCGTCTCGGCGTACGACGCGACGCTCGTCGGCGCGGGTCACGAACGCCGGCAGACGACGTCGGTCACCGTGACGACGGGACCGACGAGCGTCGAGCGGCCCGACTGGCTCGACGCCGCGAAGAACGCGACGACGTGACAGACAGGTCCACGGGAAGACACTTGTCGCACGCCGAGTGAGGTGGGGTATGCGCCCCGCCCTCCCCGCCGTCGTCCTCGCCGTCTGTTGCGTCCTCGCCGGATGCAACAGCTTCGCGCCGGGGGCGACCGGCGACCAGCCAGCGATGCCGAGCGTGACGCCCGCGGACGTCCCGCAGACGGGCCCCGACGAGATCGCGCCGGGGCTCGACGACGACCGGTTGACGAACGCGTCGGCGCTGTTCGCGGCCCACCAGGCGGCGCTCGCCAATCGGTCGGTCAGCGTCGAACTACGGACGACGACCCGCGCGAGCAACGACAGCGTGCTGAACGAACAGGTCGTCGAGTACCGCTTCGGGGCCGACCGCTCGCGTGTCGCCATCGACGCGACCGGACTCCAGGGTTCGACGCGGAACGTCTCGCTGTGGTTCAACGAGAGCGCGACGCTCCGCCGCGATAGCGTCGGTGAGGACGTCCGCTACACGGTGCGCGACCGCTACGGTGGCTACACCCCAGTCACCCCCATCAGACAGGCGTTCAGCGCGACGAGAGACGCCCCCTCCTGGCCGGTCGCCGCGGAACTGCTCGGGATGGACGACGGGGTCGAGGTGTATCGAGTCACCTTCGAACAGCTACAACGGCCGCTCAGTTTCGTCGTCGACGAGCGGGGGCTGATACGCCGCGTGGTCCAGGAGGACGCTCGCACGGGCGTCGGCAGCGGTCGCGAGGGGGTGACGTCGACGACGGTGACGACAGTCGAGGCCGACGTCGGGAGCGTCGACCGGCCCGGCTGGGTCGCCGACGCCCGCGAGGCCATCGCCGACCGCGAGTACGTCGCCCCCGGCGTGACGACCGACCGCGTCCTCGACGTCTACGAACTGGTCGGCGCTCACCAGCGCATCACGAGGAACAGTTCCGTCACCTACGTCTCCGAACGGTGGACGAACAGCTCGAACGGGAGCGTCCTCGAACTCGACCGGACGGTCGCCGAGGTGTCGGCCGACCACTCGAACTACCACGTCGCCGAGGTCCGGCGCGGCGACCGCCCGCCGAGACGGACCGAACGGTGGGTGAACGCCTCCGTCGGCTACTGGCGGGAGACGGTCGGTAACCGGACGAACTACGACCGGGCGTACGGCGGAGACGAGTATCGCGTCGAGCGGCCGCAGCTGAACGGTCGACTCGCGGGAGACGAGACGACGCTGACCGAACTCGGCGACGGCCGGTACCGACTGGTCGCCGAGGGAATCGCCGCGGCGGCGGAGATGCCGAGCGGCGGCGTCCAGGACCCCCGAGTCGTCGTCGTGTTCGACGAACGCGGCTTCGTCTCTCGCGTCACGCAGACGTACGTCCAGAGTGAGGCGGGCGAGGAGCGCCACGTCACGCGGACGACACGTTACACCGACCTCGGGGAGACGACCGTCGAACGCCCCGACTGGCTCGACGCCGCCCGGAACGCGACGTCCTGAGGGTCGGCAGGGCGAACTCCCCGACGGGAAGACATTTCACGACACTCGAACGAGAGGGAGCTATGCGTCCCGCCCTCCCCGCCGTCCTCCTGGCGCTGTGTTGCGTCCTCGCGGGCTGTAACGCGTTCGCACCGGGAACGAACGGTCCCGCCGACCCCCCGACCGTGACGCCCGCGGACGTGCCAGACACCGCCTCCGGCGAGCTAGCGCCGGGACTCACCCAGGACCGCCTGACGAACGCCTCTGCGCTGCTCGCGGCACATCGCTCGCTGCTCGCCGACGAGTCCGTCGTCGTCGAACGGCGCACCCGAGCGACGGCGGCCAACGGCACACGGCTGTACGAACAGCGTATCGAGTACCAGTACCCAGCGGACCGCTCGTTCGCGAACGGGTTCGCAGGGGGCCTCCAGACCGGCTACGACTCGGTCGACATCTGGGCCAACGAGACGACTACGCTCTACCGCTACGGTGGCGAGGACGAGCCGCGGTACCGGACCCGCGACCGGGGGATGAGTGCGACGCCGTCAGAGCGCCTGCGCTACGACCTCGGGACCGCGGGGGACGACGCGAGCCGGCCCGTCGAGACTCGCTTCCTCGGTGAGACGGCCGGGACCGAGCGCTACCTGGTGACGCTGGAGACCCCCCAGTCGGAGCCGCCGAGGAGCTACGTCGTCGACGAAACCGGGTTCGTCCACCGGGTGCAGGAGACCTTTACCGCCTCGCTGAGCCACGAGGGCCGGACGTACCGCAACGCGACCATCGAGACGAGGACGCGCTACCGCGTCTCGAACGAGTCGCTCGACCCGGCCGACTGGGTCGCCGACGCCCGCGAGGCCATCGCGAACCGCGAGTACATCGCTCCCGGCGTGACCGCCGAGGGAGTCACCAGCGCCCGCACGCTCCGGAACGCCCACCGCAACGTCAC from Halomarina salina carries:
- a CDS encoding DUF7535 family protein; protein product: MSESDDPSGLTGTLRTVTPEYFGRPDAEMDVFGWSMFLGLVILLVPLLPFIVIVWLISKLAERGHRRAQNR
- a CDS encoding ornithine cyclodeaminase family protein; translation: MQTLLLNRADVVENARMADVIRAVEDAFAAYERGNAQMPAKSYIDLPEYNGDFRSMPAYLNAGDWDAAGVKWVNVHTDNVEKHDLPTVMGTIIYSDPETAFPLAVMDGTTVTRLRTGAAAAVATDHLAVEDATSLGIVGAGVQSYSQLEAIASIRPIETVVVSDLDDERVQAFVDRFGDAFDVRSGSIEEAAACDVLSTVTPVESPIVRREWLGDHTHVNAMGADAEGKHEHDDRTLLDATLVIDDYAQTTHSGEINVPWSEGTLTDEDIHGSIGEIVVGDREGRTAETGISLFDSTGLAIQDIATAHVVYAHANDNDNGDPFDLIDTRVR